The Elaeis guineensis isolate ETL-2024a chromosome 13, EG11, whole genome shotgun sequence genome includes a region encoding these proteins:
- the LOC105033291 gene encoding uncharacterized protein yields the protein MWRCRRLQEMKRLFRCVEALAAVLLLSWSSARLPAAARLSGDLLRRLAALLLSPRFVFLLGNAIVLVLFAKSGHSSPSPAAASLPAGAGDIYDEFVDRQRRMMQYPAAEVVYEDKKVCVEGRACHRSPSERMEWGPRAPEFRRSVTEVESSKQPVASEEDAEEFRRTVEAFIAKQLRFHRQESMSMTVGSSAGTAEPDK from the coding sequence ATGTGGCGCTGCCGCCGTCTCCAGGAGATGAAGCGCCTCTTCCGGTGTGTGGAGGCGCTCGCCGCCGTCCTCCTCCTCTCCTGGTCCTCCGCCCGCCTCCCCGCCGCCGCCCGCCTCTCCGGCGACCTCCTCCGTCGCCTCGCCGCCCTCCTCCTCAGTCCCCGCTTCGTCTTCCTCCTTGGCAACGCCATCGTCCTCGTCCTCTTCGCCAAGTCCGGCCACTCCTCTCCTTCCCCCGCCGCCGCTTCTCTGCCCGCCGGAGCCGGCGACATCTACGACGAGTTCGTCGACCGCCAGAGACGGATGATGCAGTACCCGGCGGCGGAGGTGGTGTACGAGGACAAGAAGGTGTGCGTGGAGGGGCGAGCGTGCCACAGGAGCCCGTCGGAGAGAATGGAATGGGGTCCGAGGGCGCCGGAGTTCCGGCGGTCAGTCACGGAGGTCGAGAGTTCCAAGCAGCCGGTGGCGTCGGAGGAGGATGCGGAGGAGTTCCGGCGTACGGTTGAGGCGTTTATCGCGAAGCAGTTGAGGTTCCACCGGCAGGAGTCCATGTCCATGACCGTTGGCTCCTCCGCAGGAACAGCAGAAccggataaataa